TGGAACAAAGCGAGTCGTGCACCCGTTCACGAAAATAGCGAAAACCCGCGATCAGCAAGTCAGCGCTGCACAGCACTAGACTGGACTGCGAAAACTTTGGTGTTGCGGACCGGATTCGTTTGCGCAAGTTGTGTTCGACGATTTAGCCCCATCGGGGCAGCCCTATGACAGCCCAGGGCAACGCCCTGGGTTGTGGCGAGACCAAGATTGCAAAGCCCCAACGGGGCGGTCCTAGCATTTTTTGGGGGCTCTCTGTTAGGGCCGCCCCGTTGGGGCTCGCGTTGTAGCCTCCGTAACAAAACCCCAGGCGATGCCTGGGGCTACGATATAGCTGCCCCTTTGGGGCGTGGGGCAGATACATGACCAACGCCGCATTGTCCGTATCAATCCTCAGTTTTTCGTTGCACAGCGTCGGACGCAACACTTTCCGACTTGTCAAGCAACGACACGATCACCATTGCGAGAAAGCTGGCGGCGAGCCCCATCAGTTGCGACGGGATCAAGAACTCCGGCAGCACGTATTCAAACGCTAGCCAGGTTGCCACACCGGACACGATCGATGCCATCGCTCCGAGAGTGGTCGCTCGTTTCCAATACAGCCCGACGGCCAGCGGAACCAGTGCACCGACAAGCGGCACGCTGTACGCCTGCTGAATCATTTCGTACATCGTGTTGTTGCTGGTCAAGGCTTGGTGAAGAGCCAAGGCACCAAACATCAGCAGGACGATTCGCAGCCAACGCAACATGTTTTTGTCGTCAAGGTCGGATCGAAACGGACGGATAATGTTTTCGACAATCAGACTGCTCGGCGCGAGCAATGTTCCGCTGGCGGTAGAAAGGATTGCCGAGACCAATGCACCGAGAAAAACAGTTTGCACCCAGAACGGTGTGGATTGCATGACCGCGTGCGGAAGTGTTCGCTGGACTTCGCGAAGGTCTTCGCTGTTGAATTGCTGCAAGTGATCCGGATCGATCACCACCGCGGCGTAAGCGATGAACATCGGTACGAACGCAAACATGCAGTAGAACGTCCCGCCCAGCAAGGTTCCCGTCATGGCGGTGCGTTCGTCTTTGGCGCTGGTGACTCGCTGAAAGACATCTTGTTGTGGGATCGAACCCAGGGCCGCGGTCAGGAAGCCACCGATGTAGATCCACCACTGACCGGATTGCCCCCAGTCGGGAAAGACCTGCAGACGCCCCGATTCGCGAGCAGAATCGATGACGACAGACACGCCGCCGGCCGCATGAGCCATGTAAACCGACACCACTAACAGACCGATGATGATCACGAACGTCTGAATCATGTCGGTGAGCGCCACCGACCACATGCCGCCCATCACCGTATAAAAGGCAACAATGGTGAAGCCGATCACGATGCCGTGGTTGATGGTCAGCGCGTCGTAGCCGATGCCTTTGCCCAGGACTGAAATTACCAGGCCAAGTGCGGTGAGCTGAGCCGCGGCCCAGCCCAGGTACGAAGCGGAGATGACAACGGACGTCAAAACTTCGATCGAGCGACCATAGCGTTTGCGATAAAAGTCACCGATCGTTAGCAAGTCCATTCGGTAGAAGGCTCGCGCGAAGAACAACGCCACGAGCACCAAGCAGATCGAAAATCCAAACGGGTCGCCCGGGATGGCACGCAGTCCTTGGCCGGCAAAGGTGGCCGAAACCGAAAGCACGGTCTCGGCACCAAACCAAGTTGCGAAGACGCAAGCGAAGTTCATGTACAGCGGAAGCGAGCGTCCCGCGACCATGAAGTCCTGCGCATTGTCGACGCGTCGGGCTGCGAACAACCCGATCGCGATCGTGAGAAACAAATAGGCCAGGACGGCGGCGATCAATCCCATCGGCGTGTCGTCCGTCAGTCGATCGCGACGCTGTTGGCCATCGGCAATCCGTTGAAAGGCGATGCGCTGGCGGCAGCGTAAGCTCCCATCGACGGAACCAAGACCAGTTCGCCGACTTCCAGATCGGGGAGCCATTGGTCACGCGAAACGATGTCGGTGGAGTCGCAGGTTGGTCCGGCGACCACGCAAGGAACGGTCTCGCGGGACCCATCGTTTTCGACCAGCAACGGGAAGTCCGTGTGGTCGAAGATCTTGCCCGAGAACGATCCGTAGATTCCATCGTCGAGGAAGAACCAAGGCAGTTCCCATCGACGACTCTTGCCGATCACGCGAGTGATCAAGGTCACGCTTTCGGTGCACAGCCCGCGACCAGGTTCGGCGATCAAACGAATCGGCAGGTCGCCGAAGATGTCTCGCAGTCCGTTGGTGATGACTTCGCCAAAGGCTTCGATCGAAGGAGCGTCTTCGCGATACGGAGCTGGGAAACCGCCGCCGATGTCGAGGACTTCCAAGTGGTGTCCGGCTTGGGTGGCTTCGTCCCAAACTGCACGAACGCTGCGAAGCACTTCGACATAGTCTTGCGGGTTGAGGCACTGGCTGCCGACATGGAACGAGAACCCACGAATTTTCAGGCCTTTGGCTTTCGCCGTTGCAAGCAGTTCCATCGCTTCGTGCATGGGGCAACCGAACTTCGCCGACAGGTTGATTCGGCTGGAGGCTCCGGTCGTTGCCAATCGCAACAACAAGTTCACATCGGGAGTCAGTCGGCGGATCTTTTCTGCTTCGATCGGGTTGTCGAAAACGAACCAGTTCACTCCGGCTTCATAGCATTCCCAAAGGTTTGCATCGGTCTTGCACGGGTGAGTGTGCAGCATGCGATCCGGCGTGAAGCCAGCGGCGAGTGCCGCCTTTAGTTCGCCAGGCGAGCATACGTCGATGAATGAATTTTCGCCGTTGAGTGTCGACAAAAAGTGCAGGTCCGGGTTGGCTTTCGCCGCATAGTAAAGATCGACACCGGGCAGGGCGTTTTTCATCGCCCAGTACGTTTCGATGGCTTTGGATCGTGACACGACCAAAAGTGGTGTGCCGTGTTTTTCAGCGAGTTCTTTCGCGAGGTCAAAGGAAAGGTTCGGCTGAGCCGTTCGGGCGTTGGGTGCGCGCAGAATGGTCGATGCGATCATGCGGCTGGGGTGCCTCCAATTGGGGATCAAGGTCAGTTGAGATACGAAATGCAGTCAAAACTTCGAAGCCACGTGGCTTCGTCTGAGGGTTCCGATGGAACCCTGGCCGACTTCTTCTTCGCTGTTATCGAGCCGCGTCCTGGGCGCAATAACGTGTTGACCTTGGGGAGATCGCAATGGAGGTTGCGGCACCTTGCGGTATGGCAACGTTGTGCGTTTGGATTGAGCGATTCCGCTAGGAAACGTCCTGCCAACACACTTCCGCCGCGCCCGTGATGGGCGAGACCTGGTGTCGTGCTGATTGAATCGCAGTGATTCGATTGCCATCACTGAAGAATGAGCAATCGTCACTGTTTTTCAATCGGCTGCGGAAGATATCGACCGCGTTTCAAAAAGTCGAGAGCGGAAATGCCGTTTTCAGATGAATGTTTTGGGAGGCGGAAGCTCGGGACAAATCTAGACAGGGCTGCTATAGTGGCTCGCAAGCAATTCTTCTCTCTTTCACAGCGGTCCGTTTTGTCTGACGTGTCTTCGGTTCCCGAATCTCTTGAACGTCTCGAGGTGGCTTTGACTCCTCAAGAGCGGTTCGAGGAGTATTTGCAGAGCAAGGGCCAGCGGCAGACCAAGCCTCGGAAGTTCTTGGTCGAGAAGATCTTCGCTCAGCACGCCCATTTCGACGCCGATGAGCTGATCGAGAAATTGCCTCGAAAGGGCGAGCCCAACTATGTCAGCTCCGCGACGGTGTATCGATCGCTGCGGGAGTTCGTCGACGCCGGCTTGCTGAACTGCTTTCAGCTCGACGGCCGAACGGTTTACGAGCTGGACTACGGCTACCCGCCCCACGACCACCTGTACTGCACGCGTTGCCGCAAATTGATCGAGTTTCGCAGCGAGGAACTGATCGCGACGCGAGACGAAGCCGCCGCAAAACACGGTTTTCGTGTATCCGGACACCGGATGCTGGTCAGCGGTGTGTGCCGCGAATGTGGGAAGAACCGACGCAAAAAGCGCAAGCAAGACCTGGTCTGAGTTTGCTTGCGATGGTTCAGTTGGCTGCGATTCCTCTGGCCAGCGGCCCGCCTTCGTTGACTACGCTTCTTCGGGAAGTTCGGCCATCCGGATCTGTTGCAGAATCGCGTTGA
Above is a genomic segment from Rhodopirellula bahusiensis containing:
- a CDS encoding sodium:solute symporter family protein — its product is MGLIAAVLAYLFLTIAIGLFAARRVDNAQDFMVAGRSLPLYMNFACVFATWFGAETVLSVSATFAGQGLRAIPGDPFGFSICLVLVALFFARAFYRMDLLTIGDFYRKRYGRSIEVLTSVVISASYLGWAAAQLTALGLVISVLGKGIGYDALTINHGIVIGFTIVAFYTVMGGMWSVALTDMIQTFVIIIGLLVVSVYMAHAAGGVSVVIDSARESGRLQVFPDWGQSGQWWIYIGGFLTAALGSIPQQDVFQRVTSAKDERTAMTGTLLGGTFYCMFAFVPMFIAYAAVVIDPDHLQQFNSEDLREVQRTLPHAVMQSTPFWVQTVFLGALVSAILSTASGTLLAPSSLIVENIIRPFRSDLDDKNMLRWLRIVLLMFGALALHQALTSNNTMYEMIQQAYSVPLVGALVPLAVGLYWKRATTLGAMASIVSGVATWLAFEYVLPEFLIPSQLMGLAASFLAMVIVSLLDKSESVASDAVQRKTED
- a CDS encoding type III PLP-dependent enzyme produces the protein MIASTILRAPNARTAQPNLSFDLAKELAEKHGTPLLVVSRSKAIETYWAMKNALPGVDLYYAAKANPDLHFLSTLNGENSFIDVCSPGELKAALAAGFTPDRMLHTHPCKTDANLWECYEAGVNWFVFDNPIEAEKIRRLTPDVNLLLRLATTGASSRINLSAKFGCPMHEAMELLATAKAKGLKIRGFSFHVGSQCLNPQDYVEVLRSVRAVWDEATQAGHHLEVLDIGGGFPAPYREDAPSIEAFGEVITNGLRDIFGDLPIRLIAEPGRGLCTESVTLITRVIGKSRRWELPWFFLDDGIYGSFSGKIFDHTDFPLLVENDGSRETVPCVVAGPTCDSTDIVSRDQWLPDLEVGELVLVPSMGAYAAASASPFNGLPMANSVAID
- a CDS encoding Fur family transcriptional regulator, whose amino-acid sequence is MARKQFFSLSQRSVLSDVSSVPESLERLEVALTPQERFEEYLQSKGQRQTKPRKFLVEKIFAQHAHFDADELIEKLPRKGEPNYVSSATVYRSLREFVDAGLLNCFQLDGRTVYELDYGYPPHDHLYCTRCRKLIEFRSEELIATRDEAAAKHGFRVSGHRMLVSGVCRECGKNRRKKRKQDLV